The following proteins are co-located in the Brienomyrus brachyistius isolate T26 unplaced genomic scaffold, BBRACH_0.4 scaffold35, whole genome shotgun sequence genome:
- the LOC125721880 gene encoding nucleolar protein dao-5-like isoform X12 has protein sequence MTMHYVGQNILICTSSDPVHDTAEIPSTQAWEPKLEETEVAVSTDCPPSQDPVHYTAEAPSPQALKPKLEETEVAVSTDCPPSQDPVHDTAETPSTQAWEPKLEETEVAVSTDCPPSPEPVHDTAEAPSPQALEPKLEETEVAMSTDCPPSPEPVYYTAETPSPQALEPEMYEIEVELSSDHEDDQALNLRKRGTAKKPGSQKKQKKHAGVHKTSRNERVLSEDESTDNSEVDVRPPNGRPLGTAIQLLSQKKQKKHAGVHKTSRNKRVLSEGESTDNSEAEEERPSKQRKLGTAKKQGSQKKQKKHAGVHKTSRKERVLSEDESTDNSEAEEERPSKRQKLGTAKKQGSQKKQKKHAGVHKTSRNERVLSEDESTDNSEAEEERPSKQRKLGTAKKQGSQKKQKKHAGVHKTSRNERVLSEDESTDNSEAEEERPSKQRKLGTAKKQGSQKKKKHAGVHKTGRNERVLSEDESTDNSEAEEERPSKQRKLGTAKKQGSQKKQKKHAGVHKTGRNERVLSEDESTDNSEAEEERPSKQRKLGTAKKQGSQKKQKKHAGVHKTSRNERVLSEDESTDNSEAEEERPSKQRKLGTAKKQGSQKKVHHRSSQEPELQESSRSEEDHENALEWEYQEDIECEGDAEDELILKYRTRNSNNQKAPRRPQQIPRKLFMPTNEIKWSSSPDIAQPYCPATLHKVPGPTKLAVRQVSDIRSAFELFISKSIQKDLLKMTNLEGKRIYRKQWKDMDDVDMHAFYGVLILSSVYKSKREKPRSLWDPKTGRPIFSAVMSWMDFNKCTNCLRFDKWKKECARQQEDELAEIQPVWDKWVEQLPLMYNPGSNVTVDERLIKFKGRCSFKQYMPSKLARYGIKIWAACDAASSYAWNMQICTEKAKDVISKRDQGMRVMFDMTQGLSGHHITCGGFFTSYDLGQKLLKRNMTMVGPILRKKPELPPEISTLKERKVTSSEFLYTANTTLVSYISRKGKNVILMSTLHREGQISDREDKKPEMILHYNATKGGVDNLDRLMACYSCQRKTLRWPHMIFYNMMDISAYNAFVIWLAIQPDWEKSNSNKRWRLFLEELGRELVLPHIQRTERIPRAPAAALVIRRFRVEAAVTTGAGFNPPLPTAAAGGVLEKRCQDCPPWKDATTASVCTTCKRFICVKHRVKLCFGCV, from the exons ATGACAATGCATTACGTGGGTCAGAACATTCTCATCTGCACATCTTCAGATCCAGTACATGACACGGCTGAAATACCTTCAACACAAGCCTGGGAGCCAAAATTGGAAGAAACTGAG GTTGCCGTGTCGACAGACTGCCCGCCTTCCCAAG ATCCAGTACATTACACTGCCGAAGCACCTTCACCACAAGCCTTGAAGCCAAAATTGGAAGAGACTGAG GTTGCTGTGTCGACAGACTGCCCGCCTTCCCAAG ATCCAGTACATGACACGGCTGAAACACCTTCAACACAAGCCTGGGAGCCAAAATTAGAAGAAACTGAG GTTGCCGTGTCGACAGACTGCCCGCCTTCCCCAG AGCCAGTACATGACACGGCTGAAGCACCTTCACCACAAGCCTTGGAGCCAAAATTGGAAGAGACTGAG GTTGCCATGTCGACAGACTGCCCGCCTTCCCCAG AGCCAGTATATTACACGGCTGAAACACCTTCCCCACAAGCCCTGGAACCGGAAATGTATGAGATTGAG GTGGAGCTGTCCTCAGATCATGAAGATGATCAGGCGTTGAATCTGCGAAAACGGGGCACTGCGAAAAAACCAGGCTCCCAAAAAAAG CAGAAAAAGCATGCTGGAGTGCATAAAACAAGCCGAAACGAGAGAGTCCTCTCAGAGGATGAAAGCACAGACAACTCAGAAGTTGATGTGAGGCCACCGAACGGGCGACCACTGGGCACTGCAATTCAACTCCTCTCCCAAAAAAAG CAGAAAAAGCATGCTGGAGTGCATAAAACAAGCCGAAACAAGAGAGTCCTCTCAGAGGGTGAAAGCACAGACAACTCAGAAGCTGAAGAGGAAAGACCATCAAAACAACGAAAACTGGGCACTGCAAAAAAACAAGGCTCCCAAAAAAAG CAGAAAAAGCATGCTGGAGTGCATAAAACAAGCCGAAAAGAAAGAGTCCTCTCAGAGGATGAAAGCACAGACAACTCAGAAGCTGAAGAGGAAAGACCATCAAAACGACAAAAACTGGGCACTGCAAAAAAACAAGGCTCCCAAAAAAAG CAGAAAAAGCATGCTGGAGTGCATAAAACAAGCCGAAACGAGAGAGTCCTCTCAGAGGATGAAAGCACAGACAACTCAGAAGCTGAAGAGGAAAGACCATCAAAACAACGAAAACTGGGCACTGCAAAAAAACAAGGCTCCCAAAAAAAG CAGAAAAAGCATGCTGGAGTGCATAAAACAAGCCGAAACGAGAGAGTCCTCTCAGAGGATGAAAGCACAGACAACTCAGAAGCTGAAGAGGAAAGACCATCAAAACAACGAAAACTGGGCACTGCAAAAAAACAAGGCTCCCAAAAAAAG AAAAAGCATGCTGGAGTGCATAAAACAGGCCGAAACGAGAGAGTCCTCTCAGAGGATGAAAGCACAGACAACTCAGAAGCTGAAGAGGAAAGACCATCAAAACAACGAAAACTGGGCACTGCAAAAAAACAAGGCTCCCAAAAAAAG CAGAAAAAGCATGCTGGAGTGCATAAAACAGGCCGAAACGAGAGAGTCCTCTCAGAGGATGAAAGCACAGACAACTCAGAAGCTGAAGAGGAAAGACCATCAAAACAACGAAAACTGGGCACTGCAAAAAAACAAGGCTCCCAAAAAAAG CAGAAAAAGCATGCTGGAGTGCATAAAACAAGCCGAAACGAGAGAGTCCTCTCAGAGGATGAAAGCACAGACAACTCAGAAGCTGAAGAGGAAAGGCCATCAAAACAACGAAAACTGGGCACTGCAAAAAAACAAGGCTCCCAAAAAAAG GTACACCACCGTTCTTCCCAAG AACCAGAATTGCAAGAATCGTCAAGGAGTGAAGAAGACCATGAGAATGCGTTAGAATGGGAGTATCAAGAGGACATTGAATGTGAGGGTGATGCAGAAGATGAACTCATTCTGAAGTACAGAACTCGAAACTCTAACAACCAAAAAGCCCCACGGCGACCCCAGCAGATACCAAGAAAACTATTCATGCCCACTAATGAGATTAAATGGTCATCATCTCCAGATATTGCACAACCTTACTGTCCTGCTACATTACATAAGGTACCCGGGCCCACGAAATTGGCAGTGAGACAGGTCAGTGACATAAGGTCAGCATTTGAACTATTTATTTCCAAGTCAATCCAGAAAGACCTTCTGAAAATGACCAACCTTGAGGGAAAACGCATTTACCGTAAGCAATGGAAAGACATGGATGACGTGGATATGCATGCCTTCTATGGGGTCCTCATCCTCTCAAGTGTCTACAAATCAAAACGTGAGAAACCTAGAAGTCTGTGGGATCCCAAGACAGGAAGACCTATTTTCAGTGCAGTAATGTCATGGATGGACTTCAACAAATGCACAAATTGCTTAAGATTTGACAAGTGGAAAAAAGAATGTGCCAGACAACAGGAGGACGAGTTGGCAGAAATACAACCTGTGTGGGACAAGTGGGTTGAGCAGCTTCCACTTATGTATAATCCAGGATCCAATGTGACTGTGGATGAGCGCCTTATTAAATTTAAAGGCCGTTGCTCATTCAAGCAGTATATGCCGTCCAAACTAGCAAGGTATGGCATAAAAATCTGGGCTGCATGTGATGCTGCTTCATCCTATGCATGGAACATGCAAATCTGCACCGAAAAGGCAAAGGACGTAATCTCAAAGAGAGACCAGGGAATGCGGGTGATGTTCGACATGACGCAGGGCCTCAGCGGCCACCACATCACTTGTGGTGGCTTTTTCACATCATATGACCTGGGGCAAAAACTCCTCAAGCGCAACATGACTATGGTTGGCCCAATATTGCGCAAAAAGCCAGAGCTGCCGCCGGAGATTTCCACACTGAAGGAGAGGAAAGTGACATCCTCAGAGTTTTTATATACAGCCAATACTACTCTGGTGTCGTACATATCACGGAAGGGCAAAAATGTGATACTGATGAGTACACTGCATCGAGAGGGACAGATCAGTGACAGGGAAGACAAGAAACCGGAGATGATTCTGCATTATAATGCCACAAAAGGAGGGGTAGACAATTTAGACAGGTTGATGGCCTGTTACAGCTGCCAACGAAAGACTTTACGGTGGCCCCATATGATCTTTTATAACATGATGGATATATCCGCATACAACGCTTTCGTGATCTGGCTGGCAATACAGCCAGACTGGGAAAAAAGTAACTCCAATAAGCGTTGGAGATTGTTTCTAGAGGAGCTGGGAAGGGAACTTGTGCTTCCTCACATCCAAAGAACAGAGAGGATTCCAAGGGCTCcggcagctgctttggtgataaGAAGGTTTCGAGTGGAGGCTGCTGTAACGACAGGTGCAGGATTCAACCCTCCGCTGCCTACA GCTGCCGCTGGTGGTGTATTGGAGAAACGCTGCCAGGATTGTCCCCCTTGGAAGGACGCAACGACGGCTTCCGTGTGCACCACCTGCAAGAGATTTATCTGTGTGAAGCACAGAGTGAAGCTCTGCTTCGGATGCGTGTAG
- the LOC125721880 gene encoding uncharacterized protein LOC125721880 isoform X14 yields the protein MTMHYVGQNILICTSSDPVHDTAEIPSTQAWEPKLEETEVAVSTDCPPSQDPVHYTAEAPSPQALKPKLEETEVAVSTDCPPSQDPVHDTAETPSTQAWEPKLEETEVAVSTDCPPSPEPVHDTAEAPSPQALEPKLEETEVAMSTDCPPSPEPVYYTAETPSPQALEPEMYEIEVELSSDHEDDQALNLRKRGTAKKPGSQKKQKKHAGVHKTSRNERVLSEDESTDNSEVDVRPPNGRPLGTAIQLLSQKKQKKHAGVHKTSRNKRVLSEGESTDNSEAEEERPSKQRKLGTAKKQGSQKKQKKHAGVHKTSRKERVLSEDESTDNSEAEEERPSKRQKLGTAKKQGSQKKQKKHAGVHKTSRNERVLSEDESTDNSEAEEERPSKQRKLGTAKKQGSQKKQKKHAGVHKTSRNERVLSEDESTDNSEAEEERPSKQRKLGTAKKQGSQKKKKHAGVHKTGRNERVLSEDESTDNSEAEEERPSKQRKLGTAKKQGSQKKKKHAGVHKTGRNERVLSEDESTDNSEAEEERPSKQRKLGTAKKQGSQKKQKKHAGVHKTSRNERVLSEDESTDNSEAEEERPSKQRKLGTAKKQGSQKKVHHRSSQEPELQESSRSEEDHENALEWEYQEDIECEGDAEDELILKYRTRNSNNQKAPRRPQQIPRKLFMPTNEIKWSSSPDIAQPYCPATLHKVPGPTKLAVRQVSDIRSAFELFISKSIQKDLLKMTNLEGKRIYRKQWKDMDDVDMHAFYGVLILSSVYKSKREKPRSLWDPKTGRPIFSAVMSWMDFNKCTNCLRFDKWKKECARQQEDELAEIQPVWDKWVEQLPLMYNPGSNVTVDERLIKFKGRCSFKQYMPSKLARYGIKIWAACDAASSYAWNMQICTEKAKDVISKRDQGMRVMFDMTQGLSGHHITCGGFFTSYDLGQKLLKRNMTMVGPILRKKPELPPEISTLKERKVTSSEFLYTANTTLVSYISRKGKNVILMSTLHREGQISDREDKKPEMILHYNATKGGVDNLDRLMACYSCQRKTLRWPHMIFYNMMDISAYNAFVIWLAIQPDWEKSNSNKRWRLFLEELGRELVLPHIQRTERIPRAPAAALVIRRFRVEAAVTTGAGFNPPLPTAAAGGVLEKRCQDCPPWKDATTASVCTTCKRFICVKHRVKLCFGCV from the exons ATGACAATGCATTACGTGGGTCAGAACATTCTCATCTGCACATCTTCAGATCCAGTACATGACACGGCTGAAATACCTTCAACACAAGCCTGGGAGCCAAAATTGGAAGAAACTGAG GTTGCCGTGTCGACAGACTGCCCGCCTTCCCAAG ATCCAGTACATTACACTGCCGAAGCACCTTCACCACAAGCCTTGAAGCCAAAATTGGAAGAGACTGAG GTTGCTGTGTCGACAGACTGCCCGCCTTCCCAAG ATCCAGTACATGACACGGCTGAAACACCTTCAACACAAGCCTGGGAGCCAAAATTAGAAGAAACTGAG GTTGCCGTGTCGACAGACTGCCCGCCTTCCCCAG AGCCAGTACATGACACGGCTGAAGCACCTTCACCACAAGCCTTGGAGCCAAAATTGGAAGAGACTGAG GTTGCCATGTCGACAGACTGCCCGCCTTCCCCAG AGCCAGTATATTACACGGCTGAAACACCTTCCCCACAAGCCCTGGAACCGGAAATGTATGAGATTGAG GTGGAGCTGTCCTCAGATCATGAAGATGATCAGGCGTTGAATCTGCGAAAACGGGGCACTGCGAAAAAACCAGGCTCCCAAAAAAAG CAGAAAAAGCATGCTGGAGTGCATAAAACAAGCCGAAACGAGAGAGTCCTCTCAGAGGATGAAAGCACAGACAACTCAGAAGTTGATGTGAGGCCACCGAACGGGCGACCACTGGGCACTGCAATTCAACTCCTCTCCCAAAAAAAG CAGAAAAAGCATGCTGGAGTGCATAAAACAAGCCGAAACAAGAGAGTCCTCTCAGAGGGTGAAAGCACAGACAACTCAGAAGCTGAAGAGGAAAGACCATCAAAACAACGAAAACTGGGCACTGCAAAAAAACAAGGCTCCCAAAAAAAG CAGAAAAAGCATGCTGGAGTGCATAAAACAAGCCGAAAAGAAAGAGTCCTCTCAGAGGATGAAAGCACAGACAACTCAGAAGCTGAAGAGGAAAGACCATCAAAACGACAAAAACTGGGCACTGCAAAAAAACAAGGCTCCCAAAAAAAG CAGAAAAAGCATGCTGGAGTGCATAAAACAAGCCGAAACGAGAGAGTCCTCTCAGAGGATGAAAGCACAGACAACTCAGAAGCTGAAGAGGAAAGACCATCAAAACAACGAAAACTGGGCACTGCAAAAAAACAAGGCTCCCAAAAAAAG CAGAAAAAGCATGCTGGAGTGCATAAAACAAGCCGAAACGAGAGAGTCCTCTCAGAGGATGAAAGCACAGACAACTCAGAAGCTGAAGAGGAAAGACCATCAAAACAACGAAAACTGGGCACTGCAAAAAAACAAGGCTCCCAAAAAAAG AAAAAGCATGCTGGAGTGCATAAAACAGGCCGAAACGAGAGAGTCCTCTCAGAGGATGAAAGCACAGACAACTCAGAAGCTGAAGAGGAAAGACCATCAAAACAACGAAAACTGGGCACTGCAAAAAAACAAGGCTCCCAAAAAAAG AAAAAGCATGCTGGAGTGCATAAAACAGGCCGAAACGAGAGAGTCCTCTCAGAGGATGAAAGCACAGACAACTCAGAAGCTGAAGAGGAAAGACCATCAAAACAACGAAAACTGGGCACTGCAAAAAAACAAGGCTCCCAAAAAAAG CAGAAAAAGCATGCTGGAGTGCATAAAACAAGCCGAAACGAGAGAGTCCTCTCAGAGGATGAAAGCACAGACAACTCAGAAGCTGAAGAGGAAAGGCCATCAAAACAACGAAAACTGGGCACTGCAAAAAAACAAGGCTCCCAAAAAAAG GTACACCACCGTTCTTCCCAAG AACCAGAATTGCAAGAATCGTCAAGGAGTGAAGAAGACCATGAGAATGCGTTAGAATGGGAGTATCAAGAGGACATTGAATGTGAGGGTGATGCAGAAGATGAACTCATTCTGAAGTACAGAACTCGAAACTCTAACAACCAAAAAGCCCCACGGCGACCCCAGCAGATACCAAGAAAACTATTCATGCCCACTAATGAGATTAAATGGTCATCATCTCCAGATATTGCACAACCTTACTGTCCTGCTACATTACATAAGGTACCCGGGCCCACGAAATTGGCAGTGAGACAGGTCAGTGACATAAGGTCAGCATTTGAACTATTTATTTCCAAGTCAATCCAGAAAGACCTTCTGAAAATGACCAACCTTGAGGGAAAACGCATTTACCGTAAGCAATGGAAAGACATGGATGACGTGGATATGCATGCCTTCTATGGGGTCCTCATCCTCTCAAGTGTCTACAAATCAAAACGTGAGAAACCTAGAAGTCTGTGGGATCCCAAGACAGGAAGACCTATTTTCAGTGCAGTAATGTCATGGATGGACTTCAACAAATGCACAAATTGCTTAAGATTTGACAAGTGGAAAAAAGAATGTGCCAGACAACAGGAGGACGAGTTGGCAGAAATACAACCTGTGTGGGACAAGTGGGTTGAGCAGCTTCCACTTATGTATAATCCAGGATCCAATGTGACTGTGGATGAGCGCCTTATTAAATTTAAAGGCCGTTGCTCATTCAAGCAGTATATGCCGTCCAAACTAGCAAGGTATGGCATAAAAATCTGGGCTGCATGTGATGCTGCTTCATCCTATGCATGGAACATGCAAATCTGCACCGAAAAGGCAAAGGACGTAATCTCAAAGAGAGACCAGGGAATGCGGGTGATGTTCGACATGACGCAGGGCCTCAGCGGCCACCACATCACTTGTGGTGGCTTTTTCACATCATATGACCTGGGGCAAAAACTCCTCAAGCGCAACATGACTATGGTTGGCCCAATATTGCGCAAAAAGCCAGAGCTGCCGCCGGAGATTTCCACACTGAAGGAGAGGAAAGTGACATCCTCAGAGTTTTTATATACAGCCAATACTACTCTGGTGTCGTACATATCACGGAAGGGCAAAAATGTGATACTGATGAGTACACTGCATCGAGAGGGACAGATCAGTGACAGGGAAGACAAGAAACCGGAGATGATTCTGCATTATAATGCCACAAAAGGAGGGGTAGACAATTTAGACAGGTTGATGGCCTGTTACAGCTGCCAACGAAAGACTTTACGGTGGCCCCATATGATCTTTTATAACATGATGGATATATCCGCATACAACGCTTTCGTGATCTGGCTGGCAATACAGCCAGACTGGGAAAAAAGTAACTCCAATAAGCGTTGGAGATTGTTTCTAGAGGAGCTGGGAAGGGAACTTGTGCTTCCTCACATCCAAAGAACAGAGAGGATTCCAAGGGCTCcggcagctgctttggtgataaGAAGGTTTCGAGTGGAGGCTGCTGTAACGACAGGTGCAGGATTCAACCCTCCGCTGCCTACA GCTGCCGCTGGTGGTGTATTGGAGAAACGCTGCCAGGATTGTCCCCCTTGGAAGGACGCAACGACGGCTTCCGTGTGCACCACCTGCAAGAGATTTATCTGTGTGAAGCACAGAGTGAAGCTCTGCTTCGGATGCGTGTAG
- the LOC125721880 gene encoding serine/arginine repetitive matrix protein 2-like isoform X24, producing the protein MTMHYVGQNILICTSSDPVHDTAEIPSTQAWEPKLEETEVAVSTDCPPSQDPVHYTAEAPSPQALKPKLEETEVAVSTDCPPSQDPVHDTAETPSTQAWEPKLEETEVAVSTDCPPSPEPVHDTAEAPSPQALEPKLEETEVAMSTDCPPSPEPVYYTAETPSPQALEPEMYEIEVELSSDHEDDQALNLRKRGTAKKPGSQKKQKKHAGVHKTSRNERVLSEDESTDNSEVDVRPPNGRPLGTAIQLLSQKKQKKHAGVHKTSRNKRVLSEGESTDNSEAEEERPSKQRKLGTAKKQGSQKKQKKHAGVHKTSRKERVLSEDESTDNSEAEEERPSKRQKLGTAKKQGSQKKQKKHAGVHKTSRNERVLSEDESTDNSEAEEERPSKQRKLGTAKKQGSQKKQKKHAGVHKTSRNERVLSEDESTDNSEAEEERPSKQRKLGTAKKQGSQKKKKHAGVHKTGRNERVLSEDESTDNSEAEEERPSKQRKLGTAKKQGSQKKQKKHAGVHKTSRNERVLSEDESTDNSEAEEERPSKQRKLGTAKKQGSQKKVHHRSSQEPELQESSRSEEDHENALEWEYQEDIECEGDAEDELILKYRTRNSNNQKAPRRPQQIPRKLFMPTNEIKWSSSPDIAQPYCPATLHKVPGPTKLAVRQVSDIRSAFELFISKSIQKDLLKMTNLEGKRIYRKQWKDMDDVDMHAFYGVLILSSVYKSKREKPRSLWDPKTGRPIFSAVMSWMDFNKCTNCLRFDKWKKECARQQEDELAEIQPVWDKWVEQLPLMYNPGSNVTVDERLIKFKGRCSFKQYMPSKLARYGIKIWAACDAASSYAWNMQICTEKAKDVISKRDQGMRVMFDMTQGLSGHHITCGGFFTSYDLGQKLLKRNMTMVGPILRKKPELPPEISTLKERKVTSSEFLYTANTTLVSYISRKGKNVILMSTLHREGQISDREDKKPEMILHYNATKGGVDNLDRLMACYSCQRKTLRWPHMIFYNMMDISAYNAFVIWLAIQPDWEKSNSNKRWRLFLEELGRELVLPHIQRTERIPRAPAAALVIRRFRVEAAVTTGAGFNPPLPTAAAGGVLEKRCQDCPPWKDATTASVCTTCKRFICVKHRVKLCFGCV; encoded by the exons ATGACAATGCATTACGTGGGTCAGAACATTCTCATCTGCACATCTTCAGATCCAGTACATGACACGGCTGAAATACCTTCAACACAAGCCTGGGAGCCAAAATTGGAAGAAACTGAG GTTGCCGTGTCGACAGACTGCCCGCCTTCCCAAG ATCCAGTACATTACACTGCCGAAGCACCTTCACCACAAGCCTTGAAGCCAAAATTGGAAGAGACTGAG GTTGCTGTGTCGACAGACTGCCCGCCTTCCCAAG ATCCAGTACATGACACGGCTGAAACACCTTCAACACAAGCCTGGGAGCCAAAATTAGAAGAAACTGAG GTTGCCGTGTCGACAGACTGCCCGCCTTCCCCAG AGCCAGTACATGACACGGCTGAAGCACCTTCACCACAAGCCTTGGAGCCAAAATTGGAAGAGACTGAG GTTGCCATGTCGACAGACTGCCCGCCTTCCCCAG AGCCAGTATATTACACGGCTGAAACACCTTCCCCACAAGCCCTGGAACCGGAAATGTATGAGATTGAG GTGGAGCTGTCCTCAGATCATGAAGATGATCAGGCGTTGAATCTGCGAAAACGGGGCACTGCGAAAAAACCAGGCTCCCAAAAAAAG CAGAAAAAGCATGCTGGAGTGCATAAAACAAGCCGAAACGAGAGAGTCCTCTCAGAGGATGAAAGCACAGACAACTCAGAAGTTGATGTGAGGCCACCGAACGGGCGACCACTGGGCACTGCAATTCAACTCCTCTCCCAAAAAAAG CAGAAAAAGCATGCTGGAGTGCATAAAACAAGCCGAAACAAGAGAGTCCTCTCAGAGGGTGAAAGCACAGACAACTCAGAAGCTGAAGAGGAAAGACCATCAAAACAACGAAAACTGGGCACTGCAAAAAAACAAGGCTCCCAAAAAAAG CAGAAAAAGCATGCTGGAGTGCATAAAACAAGCCGAAAAGAAAGAGTCCTCTCAGAGGATGAAAGCACAGACAACTCAGAAGCTGAAGAGGAAAGACCATCAAAACGACAAAAACTGGGCACTGCAAAAAAACAAGGCTCCCAAAAAAAG CAGAAAAAGCATGCTGGAGTGCATAAAACAAGCCGAAACGAGAGAGTCCTCTCAGAGGATGAAAGCACAGACAACTCAGAAGCTGAAGAGGAAAGACCATCAAAACAACGAAAACTGGGCACTGCAAAAAAACAAGGCTCCCAAAAAAAG CAGAAAAAGCATGCTGGAGTGCATAAAACAAGCCGAAACGAGAGAGTCCTCTCAGAGGATGAAAGCACAGACAACTCAGAAGCTGAAGAGGAAAGACCATCAAAACAACGAAAACTGGGCACTGCAAAAAAACAAGGCTCCCAAAAAAAG AAAAAGCATGCTGGAGTGCATAAAACAGGCCGAAACGAGAGAGTCCTCTCAGAGGATGAAAGCACAGACAACTCAGAAGCTGAAGAGGAAAGACCATCAAAACAACGAAAACTGGGCACTGCAAAAAAACAAGGCTCCCAAAAAAAG CAGAAAAAGCATGCTGGAGTGCATAAAACAAGCCGAAACGAGAGAGTCCTCTCAGAGGATGAAAGCACAGACAACTCAGAAGCTGAAGAGGAAAGGCCATCAAAACAACGAAAACTGGGCACTGCAAAAAAACAAGGCTCCCAAAAAAAG GTACACCACCGTTCTTCCCAAG AACCAGAATTGCAAGAATCGTCAAGGAGTGAAGAAGACCATGAGAATGCGTTAGAATGGGAGTATCAAGAGGACATTGAATGTGAGGGTGATGCAGAAGATGAACTCATTCTGAAGTACAGAACTCGAAACTCTAACAACCAAAAAGCCCCACGGCGACCCCAGCAGATACCAAGAAAACTATTCATGCCCACTAATGAGATTAAATGGTCATCATCTCCAGATATTGCACAACCTTACTGTCCTGCTACATTACATAAGGTACCCGGGCCCACGAAATTGGCAGTGAGACAGGTCAGTGACATAAGGTCAGCATTTGAACTATTTATTTCCAAGTCAATCCAGAAAGACCTTCTGAAAATGACCAACCTTGAGGGAAAACGCATTTACCGTAAGCAATGGAAAGACATGGATGACGTGGATATGCATGCCTTCTATGGGGTCCTCATCCTCTCAAGTGTCTACAAATCAAAACGTGAGAAACCTAGAAGTCTGTGGGATCCCAAGACAGGAAGACCTATTTTCAGTGCAGTAATGTCATGGATGGACTTCAACAAATGCACAAATTGCTTAAGATTTGACAAGTGGAAAAAAGAATGTGCCAGACAACAGGAGGACGAGTTGGCAGAAATACAACCTGTGTGGGACAAGTGGGTTGAGCAGCTTCCACTTATGTATAATCCAGGATCCAATGTGACTGTGGATGAGCGCCTTATTAAATTTAAAGGCCGTTGCTCATTCAAGCAGTATATGCCGTCCAAACTAGCAAGGTATGGCATAAAAATCTGGGCTGCATGTGATGCTGCTTCATCCTATGCATGGAACATGCAAATCTGCACCGAAAAGGCAAAGGACGTAATCTCAAAGAGAGACCAGGGAATGCGGGTGATGTTCGACATGACGCAGGGCCTCAGCGGCCACCACATCACTTGTGGTGGCTTTTTCACATCATATGACCTGGGGCAAAAACTCCTCAAGCGCAACATGACTATGGTTGGCCCAATATTGCGCAAAAAGCCAGAGCTGCCGCCGGAGATTTCCACACTGAAGGAGAGGAAAGTGACATCCTCAGAGTTTTTATATACAGCCAATACTACTCTGGTGTCGTACATATCACGGAAGGGCAAAAATGTGATACTGATGAGTACACTGCATCGAGAGGGACAGATCAGTGACAGGGAAGACAAGAAACCGGAGATGATTCTGCATTATAATGCCACAAAAGGAGGGGTAGACAATTTAGACAGGTTGATGGCCTGTTACAGCTGCCAACGAAAGACTTTACGGTGGCCCCATATGATCTTTTATAACATGATGGATATATCCGCATACAACGCTTTCGTGATCTGGCTGGCAATACAGCCAGACTGGGAAAAAAGTAACTCCAATAAGCGTTGGAGATTGTTTCTAGAGGAGCTGGGAAGGGAACTTGTGCTTCCTCACATCCAAAGAACAGAGAGGATTCCAAGGGCTCcggcagctgctttggtgataaGAAGGTTTCGAGTGGAGGCTGCTGTAACGACAGGTGCAGGATTCAACCCTCCGCTGCCTACA GCTGCCGCTGGTGGTGTATTGGAGAAACGCTGCCAGGATTGTCCCCCTTGGAAGGACGCAACGACGGCTTCCGTGTGCACCACCTGCAAGAGATTTATCTGTGTGAAGCACAGAGTGAAGCTCTGCTTCGGATGCGTGTAG